The nucleotide window ACGTCGAAATCTTATCTGGTGTACGATTCCAAGGTTGACCTTCGGGAACTCATTCTTCCCGAAGTGTATGACAAGCCGGTCATTCGTTCCACGTTTCTAAAAAACATGTACACAAAGCTCGGACACAAGATCGGCAACACTATCCGGACTCTTCATGTAGAATTGATCCGGCAATAGGGCATGAGAATCGCGTTCGACGTCAGCTACATTCAGAAAAACCGTGCAGGAATCGGACGTCATGCATTGCAACTGGCAAAGGCGCTACGGGAACATGACACACGTAACGAATACGTGCTTCACGGCTGGTCATTCGGTTTGGATGTGAATGAGATCGGCACGTTGCAGGCACCGAATGTCTCTCTCTCGCTAAAGCGAATTCCCGGGGATCTGAAGCGATTCTATTGGAACCGTCTGCGGAAACCACCAGTCGAAGCCTTCGTCGGAAGCATCGACATCTTTCACAGCACAGATCCGATGGTTCCTCCAGCACGTCGGGCAAAGCGAATTGCCACCGTTCACGATTGCGCGTACAAGAAATTTCCCGCGTTGTTTGAGTCGCGGGTACTTGCGTGGGATGCATACGTGCAGCGAGCTCTTGGCGTTGTAGACGCCATTGTGGTTCCCTCTGAACAAACAATGTACGATGTAATAGAACTCTTCAAGGTTGAGAAGGTAAAACTTCACGTTATACACCCTCCGGTTGATGACATGTTCGCGTATCAGAGGGATAGCAGCGCGTCAAACCCGGGCAGTGCTGTTCTTGCGAAACCGTATATCTTGTTTGTTGGAACAATCGAACCTCGCAAGAACATTGCTTCCATTATCAAAGCATTTGAGTACGTCCGCCGTGAGCAGCGGGATAGCATCGATCTTGTTATCGTTGGGAAAAAGGGGTGGCTCTTCGAAGAGACGATGCATGCAATAAGAACTTCCTCCGAGAAAGCCTCAATCCAATATCGTGAATACGTAAGCGAGGATGAACTTGCATGTTTGTACAGACAGGCGATCTGCTTTGTGTATCCTTCGCTCTATGAGGGATACGGGTTTCCGGTGCTCGAAGCCATGGCAAGCGGTGTTCCTGTTATTACGTCCAACAATTCGGCCATGCGTGAGTTCGCAGATGGAGTTGCACTGTTGGTTCCCCCGGATAACATCCAGGACATTGCCGATGCAATACACCTG belongs to Bacteroidota bacterium and includes:
- a CDS encoding glycosyltransferase family 4 protein, whose product is MRIAFDVSYIQKNRAGIGRHALQLAKALREHDTRNEYVLHGWSFGLDVNEIGTLQAPNVSLSLKRIPGDLKRFYWNRLRKPPVEAFVGSIDIFHSTDPMVPPARRAKRIATVHDCAYKKFPALFESRVLAWDAYVQRALGVVDAIVVPSEQTMYDVIELFKVEKVKLHVIHPPVDDMFAYQRDSSASNPGSAVLAKPYILFVGTIEPRKNIASIIKAFEYVRREQRDSIDLVIVGKKGWLFEETMHAIRTSSEKASIQYREYVSEDELACLYRQAICFVYPSLYEGYGFPVLEAMASGVPVITSNNSAMREFADGVALLVPPDNIQDIADAIHLLVTNEVRRVEMRQRGLHVIKQFSSRQAARALLTLYDALKP